In Lentibacillus amyloliquefaciens, one DNA window encodes the following:
- a CDS encoding ring-cleaving dioxygenase, producing the protein MKKTAGIHHITAIVGHPQENVDFYAGVLGLRLVKKTINFDDPGTYHLYFGNDGGKPGTIITFFPWADASQGEIGGGQVGVTTYVIPVGSMPFWEKRLEKHTIAFNKSERFGETYLEFADVHGLQLELVEREGGELNNWTSGDVTPEIAIKGFGGATLLSTNPERTKRTLHEVLGLNKVAEEDDLARFQSYGEIGNVIDVKQTPIRRGEMGTGTVHHIAWRAQDDDDQLDWKQYVANKGYGVTPVQDRNYFNAIYFREHGEILFEIATAPPGFAHDESIETMGQALKLPSQYEQYREQLNKRLIPIDVRNLDK; encoded by the coding sequence ATGAAAAAGACAGCAGGTATCCACCACATTACAGCAATTGTGGGGCACCCACAGGAAAATGTGGATTTCTACGCAGGTGTCTTAGGTTTAAGACTGGTCAAAAAAACCATTAACTTTGATGATCCGGGAACCTATCATCTTTACTTTGGTAATGATGGCGGGAAACCAGGCACAATTATCACCTTCTTCCCATGGGCTGATGCATCTCAAGGTGAAATCGGAGGCGGTCAGGTGGGTGTCACCACATACGTCATCCCGGTTGGTTCGATGCCATTTTGGGAAAAAAGATTAGAAAAACACACTATCGCATTTAATAAATCTGAACGATTTGGCGAAACATATCTGGAATTTGCAGATGTCCACGGATTACAGCTGGAGCTTGTTGAAAGAGAAGGCGGTGAACTAAATAATTGGACTTCGGGTGACGTGACACCGGAGATAGCGATTAAAGGCTTTGGCGGGGCAACCCTGTTATCAACCAATCCCGAGAGAACTAAAAGAACGCTTCATGAAGTATTGGGACTCAACAAAGTTGCTGAAGAAGACGATCTGGCTCGATTCCAATCCTACGGGGAAATTGGCAATGTTATCGATGTCAAACAAACTCCAATTAGACGCGGAGAAATGGGCACAGGTACAGTTCATCATATTGCATGGCGGGCACAAGATGACGATGACCAGTTGGATTGGAAGCAGTATGTAGCAAATAAAGGTTATGGCGTCACGCCTGTTCAGGATAGAAATTATTTTAATGCAATTTATTTCAGAGAGCATGGCGAAATACTATTTGAAATTGCAACTGCCCCACCGGGATTCGCACATGATGAATCCATTGAAACAATGGGACAAGCATTAAAACTACCATCACAATATGAACAATACCGTGAGCAGCTGAATAAACGATTGATTCCGATAGACGTAAGAAACTTGGATAAATAA
- a CDS encoding metal-sensitive transcriptional regulator gives MQYEADVKNRVKRIEGQVRGLAKMMEEEKDCRDVVTQMTAVRNALDRAVAVIVSQNLEQCIREEEENGEKSEELIKEAVNLLVKSR, from the coding sequence ATGCAATACGAAGCAGACGTTAAAAACCGTGTTAAACGTATAGAAGGCCAAGTCAGAGGACTTGCGAAAATGATGGAAGAAGAAAAGGATTGCCGTGATGTTGTGACACAGATGACGGCTGTCCGAAATGCACTGGATCGTGCGGTTGCGGTGATTGTAAGTCAAAACCTTGAGCAGTGTATCCGTGAAGAAGAGGAAAACGGTGAAAAGTCTGAAGAACTGATAAAAGAAGCAGTCAACCTGCTTGTCAAAAGCAGATAG
- a CDS encoding class I SAM-dependent methyltransferase, protein MSKEHWDNSFSDEDFVYGERENVFIHDTSGIIPDHSKVGCFAEGEGRNAVYLAKLGHDVTTYDQSTIGLEKTKKLASQNQVDVETVQINLTNEKVNTDQFDAAIMVFGHVRKQDQPFLMDNMMDSVKPGGYVMFEVYSDDQLNYQTGGPPALNMLYDPADILDWIKNYKCIHFYYGEATRDEGKRHVGLGHVIQAVIKK, encoded by the coding sequence ATGTCAAAAGAACATTGGGATAACAGCTTTTCAGATGAAGATTTTGTTTATGGTGAAAGAGAAAATGTATTTATACACGATACGAGTGGTATTATTCCGGACCATTCAAAAGTGGGTTGCTTTGCAGAAGGTGAAGGCCGGAATGCGGTTTACCTAGCCAAACTGGGTCATGACGTGACGACTTATGACCAATCAACCATTGGCCTTGAGAAAACGAAAAAATTGGCTAGCCAAAATCAAGTTGACGTAGAAACCGTTCAGATTAATTTAACGAACGAAAAAGTGAATACCGATCAATTTGATGCCGCCATTATGGTTTTTGGGCACGTTCGAAAACAAGACCAGCCATTCTTAATGGACAACATGATGGATTCCGTGAAACCTGGTGGTTATGTCATGTTTGAGGTTTACTCTGACGATCAGCTTAACTATCAAACAGGTGGTCCGCCGGCTCTTAACATGTTATATGATCCGGCAGACATTCTGGATTGGATTAAAAATTATAAATGTATTCATTTTTATTACGGTGAAGCGACGCGAGATGAAGGAAAAAGACACGTGGGATTAGGTCATGTTATTCAGGCCGTGATAAAGAAATGA
- a CDS encoding IS256 family transposase produces the protein MAKSKRDTKSVELANQILENYQPETVEDMQNALKDIFGPMFESMLKGEMNHHLGYESNNKAEKETENRRNGYGDKTVKTSSGEVAIQVPRDRDGSFDPKLIPKRQKDVSAIENKVISMYARGMSQRDISSTVEDIYGFSVSHDMISDITDSVLPELEEWQTRPLSNCYAFVFVDCMYTTIRNQYETKKYAVYTILGYTMEGTKDILGLWLNETESKHKWMQIFDEIKARGVEDIFFISMDGVSGLEDGARSIFPNVIVQRCMVHLIRNSVKYIPSKDYKAFTKALRKVYAAPSLKACHSAFESFKQQWAAYPGAIDVWIRNFHHVEQLYDYGSAIRKVMYTTNAVESIHSSFRKVIKKGAFPNENALLKVLYLRIKELETKWDGGHIQNWAMVMNQLLVHESLKDRVLKYLA, from the coding sequence TTGGCGAAGTCGAAGCGTGATACAAAATCTGTTGAGCTTGCGAACCAAATACTAGAAAACTACCAACCAGAGACTGTAGAAGATATGCAAAATGCACTGAAGGATATATTTGGGCCAATGTTTGAATCGATGTTAAAAGGCGAAATGAACCATCACCTAGGTTATGAATCCAATAATAAAGCCGAAAAGGAAACAGAAAACAGAAGGAATGGATACGGCGATAAAACAGTAAAGACCAGTTCAGGTGAAGTCGCTATTCAGGTGCCTCGAGATCGTGATGGATCCTTTGATCCAAAACTCATACCAAAGCGTCAAAAAGACGTTTCTGCGATTGAGAACAAGGTAATATCCATGTACGCACGAGGGATGTCACAACGCGATATTTCTTCAACTGTTGAGGACATCTATGGATTTTCGGTTTCCCACGATATGATCTCTGATATTACGGATAGTGTCCTCCCGGAACTCGAGGAATGGCAGACAAGACCGCTGAGTAACTGTTATGCCTTTGTGTTTGTGGACTGCATGTATACAACGATTCGAAACCAGTATGAGACAAAGAAATATGCCGTTTATACGATTCTTGGCTACACAATGGAAGGCACAAAGGACATTCTGGGATTATGGTTAAATGAGACAGAAAGTAAACATAAATGGATGCAAATCTTTGATGAAATCAAAGCGAGAGGCGTTGAAGACATTTTCTTTATCTCGATGGATGGTGTGAGCGGTTTAGAGGATGGTGCACGGTCTATCTTCCCTAATGTCATCGTACAACGTTGTATGGTTCACTTAATTCGTAATTCTGTTAAATATATTCCGAGCAAGGATTATAAAGCATTCACCAAAGCATTAAGAAAAGTATATGCGGCACCAAGCCTTAAGGCTTGTCATAGTGCATTCGAATCCTTCAAACAACAATGGGCTGCCTATCCAGGAGCAATTGATGTTTGGATAAGAAACTTTCATCACGTTGAGCAGCTTTATGACTACGGCAGTGCCATTCGTAAGGTGATGTACACGACCAACGCGGTAGAAAGCATCCATTCCAGCTTTAGAAAAGTGATCAAAAAAGGAGCATTTCCAAACGAAAATGCCCTTTTAAAAGTATTATATTTGCGAATCAAAGAGCTGGAAACCAAATGGGATGGTGGCCATATACAAAACTGGGCAATGGTAATGAATCAGCTCCTCGTACACGAGAGTCTTAAGGATAGGGTTTTAAAATATCTGGCGTGA
- a CDS encoding rhodanese-like domain-containing protein, whose protein sequence is MFFAKNLTAVIPGAVSIPVEELREKISSLLTNRDIVVYCRGPYCLMSVEAVELLRRSKGINAYRLEKSVQDWNEF, encoded by the coding sequence GTGTTCTTCGCAAAGAACTTAACGGCCGTTATTCCGGGCGCTGTTTCCATACCAGTTGAGGAATTAAGGGAAAAAATCTCTTCTTTGCTAACCAACCGTGATATTGTTGTCTATTGCAGAGGACCATACTGTTTGATGTCAGTAGAGGCTGTAGAGCTTTTAAGAAGAAGTAAAGGTATCAATGCCTATCGTTTGGAAAAAAGTGTTCAAGATTGGAATGAATTTTAA
- a CDS encoding cytochrome c biogenesis CcdA family protein — MGGIEADTMLIAGMFLAIGAGALSFLSPCVLPIFPAYMSYITGISVKELQGNKTTKIRRQLLSHSLFFLLAVSLVFISLGASASFLGQWAQNLLIGDSGLFIQRIAGVFIITMGLFVAGWINIPTLMKEKRFHYSKKPAGYLGTFFVGLGFAAGWTPCIGPIFGSILLLAASNPGQGVFYTVMYVIGFSLPFLILTFFLGSTRWIVRHSQVIMKIGGALMIIMGLILFFGLMPRISAFLLNLVQDTWLSRLG, encoded by the coding sequence ATGGGTGGAATTGAAGCAGACACAATGTTGATTGCGGGAATGTTTTTAGCGATAGGGGCAGGTGCATTATCGTTCTTATCACCCTGCGTGCTGCCAATCTTTCCTGCTTATATGTCATATATCACTGGAATTAGTGTAAAAGAGTTGCAAGGAAATAAGACTACTAAAATTCGTCGTCAACTGTTAAGCCATTCCTTGTTTTTTTTATTGGCAGTTTCGTTGGTATTCATCAGTTTAGGTGCCAGTGCATCATTTTTAGGACAATGGGCTCAAAATTTACTGATAGGGGATTCCGGTCTATTTATTCAACGAATTGCGGGCGTTTTCATCATAACGATGGGATTATTTGTTGCAGGATGGATTAACATTCCGACATTAATGAAAGAAAAACGTTTCCATTATTCAAAAAAGCCGGCTGGATATCTGGGGACATTTTTTGTTGGGCTTGGGTTTGCTGCCGGTTGGACGCCATGTATAGGTCCTATTTTTGGTTCTATTCTGCTTTTGGCCGCCAGTAACCCCGGTCAGGGTGTATTTTACACCGTTATGTACGTGATTGGCTTTTCATTACCTTTCCTTATTTTAACGTTTTTCCTTGGGTCAACGAGATGGATTGTCCGTCACAGTCAAGTAATCATGAAAATAGGCGGAGCGCTTATGATAATCATGGGGCTGATCCTGTTCTTTGGTTTAATGCCGCGTATTTCAGCGTTTCTCCTTAATTTGGTACAAGATACATGGTTATCAAGATTAGGATAA
- a CDS encoding ring-cleaving dioxygenase — protein MRTSGIHHITAIVNDPQVNVDFYTCVLGLRLVKKTVNFDRPEVYHLYFGNESGEPGTIITFFPWPKLPKGRVGTRQVGTTGYAVPKGALDFWKNRLRDHGVSYSLHIRFNETYITFEDPDGLKVELVEREEGSENSWKTNNIPTQYAIKGFGGAVLNSAQPNQTADILENMLGMEFVSREEDYLRFKTDAPLGNRIDIKLSPSVRGLAGAGTVHHIAWRAKDHDEQNKWRKLLKEKGYKPTEIKERNYFKSIYFSDPGGILFEIATDHPGFAVDEAPEELGEKLMLPSWLEPKREQFEATLPPIKVN, from the coding sequence ATGAGAACGTCCGGTATTCATCACATTACAGCAATTGTCAATGATCCACAGGTGAACGTTGATTTCTATACATGCGTATTGGGTTTAAGACTCGTGAAGAAAACGGTGAACTTTGATCGGCCTGAAGTCTATCACTTATATTTTGGAAACGAATCAGGCGAGCCAGGAACCATTATCACCTTCTTTCCCTGGCCTAAACTTCCTAAAGGACGCGTTGGCACACGCCAAGTCGGAACAACCGGTTATGCTGTTCCTAAGGGGGCATTGGATTTTTGGAAAAATCGTTTGCGCGACCATGGCGTTTCTTATTCATTGCATATCCGTTTTAATGAAACGTATATCACGTTTGAAGACCCGGATGGGTTAAAGGTGGAACTGGTCGAACGGGAAGAAGGCTCCGAAAATAGCTGGAAGACAAATAACATTCCAACACAATATGCCATTAAAGGATTTGGTGGTGCCGTTTTAAATTCCGCACAGCCAAATCAAACTGCAGATATATTAGAAAACATGCTGGGCATGGAATTTGTATCCCGGGAAGAAGATTATTTACGTTTTAAAACTGACGCCCCATTAGGTAATCGGATCGACATTAAACTATCTCCATCCGTACGGGGTCTCGCTGGTGCAGGTACGGTGCATCATATAGCGTGGCGGGCAAAGGATCATGATGAACAAAATAAATGGCGGAAGTTATTGAAGGAAAAAGGCTATAAACCAACTGAAATAAAAGAACGCAATTATTTTAAATCCATTTATTTTTCTGATCCAGGTGGAATTCTTTTTGAAATCGCAACTGATCACCCGGGATTTGCGGTTGATGAAGCACCGGAAGAACTTGGCGAGAAACTTATGCTGCCAAGCTGGTTAGAACCAAAAAGAGAACAATTCGAAGCAACGTTACCCCCAATTAAAGTTAATTAG
- a CDS encoding Bcr/CflA family efflux MFS transporter: MLHNPTGKKRLGLALLLGLLAFLGPLNIDMYLPSFPGIAQDLETSATLVQSSLTACLLGLAIGQLVVGPISDAQGRKQPLLVATSLFALASIFCAFAPNIALLIAARFLQGFAASAGVVLSRAVVRDVFSGQALTKFFALLMVINAVAPMVAPMAGGAILSFEFANWQSIFFFLAFIGFLIVAIVAIKLKETLPPEKRIPSSLGATVMTMGSLLKDRSFIGYALVVGFVHGGSFAYVSGTPFVYQEIYGVSPQTFSVLFGINGLAIITGSFIIGRFGGIIPEKNLLQTAVTIALTATSILLVMTIIEGPLTSIVILIFIYMITMGMVITSTFTLGMAKQGHRAGSASAVLGMLPLLLGSLFSPLAGINEASAVPMGVILFTTALIGFIAFFLLVKKGQTDE, from the coding sequence ATATTACATAATCCAACAGGCAAAAAGCGTTTGGGACTGGCGCTGCTTCTCGGTCTGCTTGCTTTCCTGGGGCCGCTCAATATTGATATGTATTTGCCCAGCTTTCCCGGAATTGCCCAGGATTTAGAAACCAGTGCCACATTGGTACAGTCCAGTTTAACAGCATGTTTACTCGGTCTTGCCATCGGCCAGTTGGTTGTTGGGCCAATCAGTGACGCACAGGGCAGAAAACAGCCATTATTAGTTGCTACCAGCCTGTTTGCACTTGCGTCCATTTTCTGTGCATTTGCGCCTAATATAGCACTATTAATCGCAGCACGATTTTTACAGGGATTCGCCGCCTCAGCAGGCGTCGTACTCTCCCGGGCAGTCGTACGGGATGTGTTCAGCGGGCAAGCACTCACGAAATTTTTTGCGCTATTAATGGTTATCAATGCTGTCGCGCCAATGGTCGCACCAATGGCAGGCGGGGCAATCCTGTCTTTTGAATTCGCAAACTGGCAAAGCATCTTTTTCTTTTTAGCCTTTATTGGCTTCTTGATTGTGGCCATTGTTGCCATAAAGCTAAAGGAGACATTGCCGCCGGAGAAGCGGATCCCCAGTTCGCTTGGCGCAACTGTCATGACAATGGGAAGTTTGTTAAAAGATCGGTCGTTTATTGGTTACGCATTGGTTGTCGGATTCGTACATGGCGGGAGTTTTGCCTATGTATCAGGAACACCGTTTGTATATCAGGAAATTTATGGCGTTTCCCCGCAAACGTTCAGTGTACTATTTGGCATAAATGGACTGGCAATCATAACGGGCAGTTTTATAATCGGACGCTTTGGCGGAATTATTCCGGAAAAAAACTTGCTCCAGACAGCCGTGACGATTGCCCTGACTGCAACGTCTATTCTGCTTGTCATGACAATAATTGAAGGGCCGCTAACTTCAATTGTCATATTGATATTTATATACATGATTACCATGGGAATGGTTATCACAAGCACCTTCACCCTGGGAATGGCCAAACAGGGACACCGTGCCGGAAGCGCAAGCGCCGTCTTAGGCATGCTCCCACTGCTGCTCGGTTCGCTATTCTCACCGCTGGCCGGTATTAACGAAGCCTCTGCTGTGCCGATGGGAGTCATATTATTTACCACTGCACTTATTGGATTTATAGCATTCTTTTTATTGGTTAAAAAGGGACAAACAGATGAGTAA
- the spxA gene encoding transcriptional regulator SpxA, which yields MVTLYTTPSCTSCRKAKAWLQEQEIPFTERHLFSEPLNADEIKDILRLTEDGTDEIISRRSKTFQNMDVNIDQLPIKNLFSLIQKNPGILRRPIIADKKRLQVGYNEDEIRMFLPRQVRKFQLQEAQEKIVN from the coding sequence ATGGTAACACTCTATACGACGCCAAGTTGTACATCCTGCAGAAAGGCAAAAGCATGGTTACAAGAGCAGGAAATACCGTTTACAGAACGTCATTTATTTTCTGAGCCATTAAATGCGGACGAAATTAAAGATATATTGCGCTTAACTGAAGATGGAACTGATGAAATTATTTCGAGACGCTCTAAAACATTTCAAAATATGGACGTTAATATTGACCAATTACCAATAAAGAATCTATTCAGTTTGATTCAAAAGAATCCCGGCATATTAAGAAGACCCATTATTGCCGATAAAAAGCGTCTGCAAGTAGGCTATAACGAAGATGAGATCCGCATGTTTTTGCCTAGACAAGTACGGAAGTTTCAATTGCAAGAAGCTCAAGAGAAAATTGTTAATTAA
- a CDS encoding sulfite exporter TauE/SafE family protein, which produces MEYSLVFIIVLFLIGFAGSFISGMVGIGGSIVKYPMLLFIPPLLGLSAFTAHEVSGISAVQVLFATIGGVWAYRKGGYLNKTLILYMGISILIGSFIGGFGSRFMTDGGVNFVYGVLATIAAVMMFVPKNQIDDIPLDQVTFNKWLAVSLAFATGIGAGIVGAAGAFILVPIMLLVLKIPTRMTIASSLAITFISSIGSTAGKLMTGQVLFVPAVIMIIASLIASPLGANAGKRINTKVLQSILAVLILGTAIKIWLDFF; this is translated from the coding sequence ATGGAATACAGTCTCGTTTTTATCATTGTTTTATTTCTGATTGGATTTGCCGGTTCATTTATTTCAGGAATGGTTGGGATTGGTGGATCGATTGTTAAATATCCGATGCTGTTGTTTATCCCACCCTTGTTAGGGCTATCGGCCTTCACGGCACATGAAGTTTCAGGTATCAGTGCGGTTCAGGTACTGTTTGCCACAATCGGCGGCGTGTGGGCATACCGGAAAGGCGGTTACTTAAATAAAACGTTAATTCTTTACATGGGAATTAGCATTCTTATCGGCAGTTTTATCGGCGGATTTGGATCCCGTTTCATGACAGATGGCGGTGTCAATTTTGTTTATGGCGTGCTGGCTACCATCGCTGCTGTTATGATGTTTGTTCCCAAGAATCAGATTGATGATATTCCACTTGATCAGGTTACGTTTAATAAGTGGCTCGCCGTCAGCCTGGCATTTGCGACGGGGATTGGTGCCGGTATCGTGGGAGCAGCCGGCGCATTTATACTGGTTCCGATTATGCTGCTTGTCCTGAAAATACCGACACGGATGACGATTGCATCATCACTTGCCATTACGTTTATATCTTCCATTGGATCTACTGCCGGCAAGCTCATGACGGGACAGGTGCTCTTTGTTCCGGCTGTCATTATGATTATCGCAAGTCTTATTGCCTCCCCGCTGGGCGCAAATGCTGGAAAGCGCATCAACACAAAGGTACTGCAAAGTATTCTGGCAGTTCTAATTCTGGGAACGGCGATTAAAATCTGGCTGGATTTCTTTTAA
- a CDS encoding cysteine hydrolase family protein, with protein MVSKPGSPELGFFLPNTEGAEIHETVLPLENENTIVKNFPNSFLKTDLESKLREKGVTKVVVAGMMTHMCIDATVRAAVDLGFETTLIEDACATKELSYQERKIPAEQVHYSFVSALDGMYANVISTEKFLQQNN; from the coding sequence ATAGTTTCCAAACCAGGTAGTCCAGAGTTAGGCTTCTTTCTTCCAAATACAGAGGGAGCTGAAATACATGAAACTGTTCTACCATTAGAAAACGAAAATACAATCGTAAAAAATTTCCCTAACAGCTTTTTGAAGACTGATTTAGAAAGCAAGTTAAGAGAAAAGGGTGTAACTAAGGTAGTCGTTGCAGGTATGATGACGCATATGTGTATTGATGCAACTGTTAGGGCTGCAGTTGATCTAGGTTTTGAAACGACACTAATTGAAGATGCATGTGCGACTAAGGAGTTATCTTATCAAGAAAGAAAAATTCCAGCAGAACAGGTTCATTATTCGTTTGTCAGTGCACTTGATGGCATGTATGCCAATGTAATTTCGACCGAGAAATTCCTGCAGCAAAATAACTAA
- a CDS encoding sulfurtransferase TusA family protein produces the protein MEAAKVLDAKGMACPMPVVKTKKAIDEIESGDILEVHATDKGAKSDLAAWAKSGGHELMEEAEEDDVLKFWIKKA, from the coding sequence ATGGAAGCAGCAAAAGTATTAGACGCGAAAGGTATGGCATGTCCAATGCCTGTTGTCAAAACGAAAAAGGCAATTGATGAGATAGAATCAGGTGACATTCTGGAAGTTCATGCAACAGATAAAGGAGCCAAAAGCGACTTGGCAGCATGGGCGAAATCCGGTGGTCATGAACTAATGGAAGAGGCAGAAGAAGACGACGTCCTGAAATTCTGGATTAAAAAGGCTTAA
- a CDS encoding DsrE/DsrF/DrsH-like family protein: MENNTRVAIIAANGGLFDAYKVFNIATAAAASDKEVGIFFTFEGLNLIHKEAHKNLPLPEGKEHFQEGFENANVPSISELLGMAQEMGVKMIGCQMTMDVMNLDKDNFVDGIEVGGAASFIEFAKDADISLTF; this comes from the coding sequence ATGGAAAACAATACACGCGTAGCAATTATTGCAGCTAATGGAGGTTTGTTTGATGCGTATAAAGTATTTAACATTGCGACCGCTGCTGCAGCATCCGATAAAGAGGTAGGCATATTCTTCACGTTTGAAGGGCTAAATCTCATTCATAAAGAAGCGCACAAGAATCTGCCACTGCCGGAAGGGAAGGAACATTTTCAGGAAGGTTTTGAAAACGCCAATGTCCCTTCAATCAGTGAACTACTGGGCATGGCGCAGGAAATGGGCGTTAAAATGATTGGCTGTCAAATGACAATGGACGTCATGAATCTCGACAAAGATAATTTCGTTGATGGCATTGAAGTTGGCGGAGCAGCGTCATTTATTGAATTCGCCAAAGATGCTGACATCTCACTGACGTTTTAA
- a CDS encoding MBL fold metallo-hydrolase, with amino-acid sequence MSQSITTGQLARRVVNREKTLILDVRNTDEFDDWKIEGDSIEVMNEPYFNLLDGVGPVAEKLNKDQEIIVVCAKGNSSKMVAELMGEEGFTNVYDLEGGMKAWSEHLEPVKLADLDGGGSLYQFVRLGKGCLSYMIVSENEASVIDANRMTDIYEKFAEEKGVTVKHSIDTHLHADHISGGRQLADNTGGTYHLPSKDAEGVTFNYAPLEEGSNITVGSTTVKVQPIYSPGHTMGSTSLIIDDQYLLTGDILFVKSIGRPDLAGKAEDWVGDLRDTLYNRYKKLSDDLVVLPAHYSFVEELTDDGSVKARLGDLYQRNSGLQVDDENEFRKMVTENLPPQPNEYENIRQTNMGKMNPEDEKQREMEIGPNRCAVHG; translated from the coding sequence ATGTCACAATCTATTACAACCGGGCAACTCGCAAGGCGCGTTGTCAATCGTGAAAAAACATTGATTCTCGACGTGCGAAACACGGATGAGTTCGATGATTGGAAAATTGAAGGCGACAGTATTGAGGTTATGAATGAGCCGTATTTTAACCTGCTTGATGGCGTTGGTCCTGTTGCTGAAAAACTGAATAAGGATCAGGAAATCATTGTTGTCTGTGCTAAAGGCAATTCATCTAAAATGGTAGCTGAATTGATGGGAGAAGAAGGCTTTACCAATGTTTACGATTTGGAAGGCGGTATGAAAGCCTGGAGTGAACATCTTGAGCCGGTTAAACTAGCTGACTTGGATGGTGGCGGCAGTCTGTATCAGTTTGTCCGTCTTGGTAAAGGATGCCTATCCTATATGATCGTTTCAGAAAATGAAGCTTCGGTTATCGACGCCAATCGTATGACAGATATATATGAGAAATTTGCTGAAGAGAAAGGTGTCACTGTTAAGCATTCCATTGACACACATCTTCATGCTGACCATATTTCAGGTGGTCGTCAGCTTGCTGATAATACAGGCGGAACTTACCACCTGCCGTCTAAAGACGCTGAAGGGGTGACATTTAATTATGCACCTCTGGAAGAAGGCAGTAATATAACAGTCGGCAGTACAACTGTGAAGGTGCAGCCGATCTATTCACCCGGACACACTATGGGAAGCACATCTCTGATTATTGATGATCAATACCTGCTGACCGGTGATATTCTGTTCGTCAAATCCATCGGACGTCCGGACTTAGCCGGAAAAGCAGAAGATTGGGTAGGCGATCTTCGCGATACGCTTTATAACCGCTACAAAAAGTTATCTGACGACCTGGTTGTACTGCCTGCACACTACTCATTCGTTGAGGAATTGACTGATGACGGCAGTGTCAAAGCACGTCTGGGGGATCTGTATCAGCGTAATTCAGGCCTGCAGGTGGATGACGAAAATGAATTCCGGAAGATGGTTACCGAGAACTTGCCGCCACAGCCTAATGAGTATGAAAATATCCGCCAGACCAATATGGGTAAAATGAATCCGGAAGACGAAAAACAACGCGAAATGGAAATTGGCCCGAATCGCTGTGCGGTCCATGGCTAA
- a CDS encoding flavin reductase family protein, translating into MLSFDPATNTERENYKLLTGSIVPRPIAFVTSVGEDGTVNGAPFSYFNVVSSNPPMLSVSVQRKNGNMKDTTRNILGNKEFVVHIVDEQNVDKINMTAASLASNVSEIDKADLSLGESEIVSVPGIKESKVRFECTLEHSLELGESNSIGTDLLIGKVVRFHIEDDIYEDGRINHLRHGAMSRLAGPNYASIGKVLSLERPK; encoded by the coding sequence ATGCTTTCTTTTGATCCTGCAACTAACACAGAACGGGAAAATTACAAGCTGCTTACCGGCAGTATTGTTCCAAGACCAATTGCATTTGTAACAAGTGTTGGAGAAGATGGAACAGTAAACGGTGCACCATTCAGCTATTTCAATGTTGTTTCGTCTAATCCGCCGATGCTTTCTGTATCTGTGCAACGTAAAAACGGGAATATGAAAGATACCACCCGCAACATTTTAGGAAATAAAGAATTCGTTGTACACATCGTTGATGAACAAAATGTCGATAAAATTAATATGACGGCAGCATCCTTAGCATCAAATGTAAGTGAAATTGACAAAGCGGACTTATCATTGGGTGAGAGTGAAATCGTTTCGGTCCCGGGTATTAAAGAATCGAAAGTTCGATTTGAGTGCACCTTAGAGCATTCCCTTGAACTGGGCGAAAGCAATTCGATTGGAACTGACCTCTTAATTGGAAAGGTCGTTCGGTTTCACATCGAAGACGATATTTATGAAGATGGCAGAATAAATCACTTGAGACATGGTGCAATGAGCCGATTGGCAGGTCCAAATTATGCGAGCATAGGAAAAGTATTGTCATTAGAGAGGCCTAAATAG